One Chanodichthys erythropterus isolate Z2021 chromosome 10, ASM2448905v1, whole genome shotgun sequence DNA segment encodes these proteins:
- the LOC137028057 gene encoding uncharacterized protein isoform X1 — translation MGSCLVLTLFLLHVNGVFGDDVVTVSVMEGDSVTLNTDITKRQHDKILWYFENTRMALINGHTNTSCLYDGEGRRFRDRLEVDYETGSLTITNIRPKHSGRYEAELIRSESSGKRQSLNRNRKCDSTKITQKISSTNDDTIKTFNLIVMASQSVEVEVNEEVNEEPHMEKQKFDLSQTSAAVAGICVAVVLLVFSAAVGVIYYHRRRSKNDKEKNENKAQEKEDLNSILV, via the exons ATGGGAAGCTGTCTTGTGCTCACTCTGTTCCTTTTGCACGTCAATG gtgtgtttggtgaTGATGTGGTGACAGTGTCggtgatggagggagattcagtcactctaaacACTGATATTACCAAAAGACAACATGACAAGATCCTGTGGTACTTTGAAAACACTCGCATGGCTCTAATCAATGGACATACCAATACAAGCTGCTTATATGATGGTGAAGGcaggagattcagagacagactggaGGTGGACTATgagactggatctctgaccatcacaaacatcagACCTAAACACTCTGGACGTTATGAAGCAGAGCTCATCAGAAGTGAAAGTTCAGGCAAAAGGCAAAGCTTAAACAGAAACCGAAAGTGTGACAGCACAAAAATCACCCAAAAAATCAGCAGCACCAATGATGACACCATCAAAACATTCAATTTGATCGTCATGG CTTCTCAGTCTGTTGAAGTTGAAGTCAATGAAGAAGTCAATGAAGAACCCCATATGGAGAAGCAGAAGTTTGACTTGA GTCAGACTTCAGCTGCTGTAGCAGGAATATGTGTTGCTGTTGTTCTGCTGGTGTTTTCAGCAGCTGTTGGTGTGATTTACTATCACCGCAGGAGATCGAAAAATG ATAAGGAGAAAAACGAGAACAAAGCACAG GAGAAAGAAGATCTTAACAGCATCTTGGTATAA
- the LOC137028057 gene encoding uncharacterized protein isoform X2: MEGDSVTLNTDITKRQHDKILWYFENTRMALINGHTNTSCLYDGEGRRFRDRLEVDYETGSLTITNIRPKHSGRYEAELIRSESSGKRQSLNRNRKCDSTKITQKISSTNDDTIKTFNLIVMASQSVEVEVNEEVNEEPHMEKQKFDLSQTSAAVAGICVAVVLLVFSAAVGVIYYHRRRSKNDKEKNENKAQEKEDLNSILV, encoded by the exons atggagggagattcagtcactctaaacACTGATATTACCAAAAGACAACATGACAAGATCCTGTGGTACTTTGAAAACACTCGCATGGCTCTAATCAATGGACATACCAATACAAGCTGCTTATATGATGGTGAAGGcaggagattcagagacagactggaGGTGGACTATgagactggatctctgaccatcacaaacatcagACCTAAACACTCTGGACGTTATGAAGCAGAGCTCATCAGAAGTGAAAGTTCAGGCAAAAGGCAAAGCTTAAACAGAAACCGAAAGTGTGACAGCACAAAAATCACCCAAAAAATCAGCAGCACCAATGATGACACCATCAAAACATTCAATTTGATCGTCATGG CTTCTCAGTCTGTTGAAGTTGAAGTCAATGAAGAAGTCAATGAAGAACCCCATATGGAGAAGCAGAAGTTTGACTTGA GTCAGACTTCAGCTGCTGTAGCAGGAATATGTGTTGCTGTTGTTCTGCTGGTGTTTTCAGCAGCTGTTGGTGTGATTTACTATCACCGCAGGAGATCGAAAAATG ATAAGGAGAAAAACGAGAACAAAGCACAG GAGAAAGAAGATCTTAACAGCATCTTGGTATAA
- the LOC137028052 gene encoding CD48 antigen-like isoform X3: protein MVHAVVLFCLCLCKLADVFGEDAVKSVSVKEGDSVTLNTNLTEIMDDDVIQWIYGTNNTLIAEISVLEDSMTVYDDVLDGRFRDRLKLDNQTGSLTITNTTLKHDGYYKLKINSARKRFSLTVYSVLPVPVISSNSSQCSSSSSSSCSLVCSAVNVSHVTLSWYKGNSLLSSISVSDLSISLSLPLEVEYQDKNTYSCVLNNPISNQTQHLDITHLCHTCAGSVSLIVLISASAAAGFLLAVTAVGIFYMCRKCRTIDQKVHAPEKEITYAEPMFSTRNAHIMIVNEEDQVEYAQITMRG from the exons ATGGTTCATGCTGTCGTTTTGTTCTGCTTGTGTTTGTGCAAACTAGCTG ATGTATTTGGTGAAGATGCAGTGAAGTCAGTGTCAGTGaaggagggagattcagtcactctaaacACAAATCTTACTGAAATAATGGATGATGATGTGATTCAGTGGATATATGGAACTAATAACActttaatagctgaaatcaGTGTACTGGAGGACAGCATGACTGtatatgatgatgttcttgatgggagattcagagacagactgaaactggacaatcaaactggatctctgaccatcacaaacaccacATTGAAACATGATGGATATTATAAACTAAAGATCAACAGTGCGAGAAAGAGATTCAGTCTTACTGTCTACAGtgttctgcctgttcctgtcatcagcagtaactcttcacaatgttcttcatcatcatcttcatcatgttcattggtgtgttcagctgtgaatgtgagtcatgtgactctctcctggtacaaaggaaacagtttattgtccagcatcagtgtgtctgatctcagcatcagtctctctctacctctggaggtggaatatcaggataaaaacacctacagctgtgtgctgaacaatcccatcagcaaccagactcaacatctggacatcactcacctctgtcacacatgtgcaG GCTCTGTATCTCTGATAGTGCTGATCTctgcttctgctgctgctggatTTCTGTTGGCTGTCACTGCAGTTGGGATATTTTACATGTGCCGAAAATGTAGGACAATTGATCAAAAAG TTCACGCTCCTGAAAAAGAGATCACTTATGCTGAGCCGATGTTCAGCACAAGAAACGCACATATAATG ATTGTTAACGAGGAAGATCAAGTAGAGTATGCCCAAATCACCATGAGAGGATAA
- the LOC137028052 gene encoding CD48 antigen-like isoform X2, which translates to MVHVVILFCLCLYKLADVFGEDAVKSVSVKEGDSVTLNTNLTEIMDDDVIQWIYGTNNTLIAEISVLEDSMTVYDDVLDGRFRDRLKLDNQTGSLTITNTTLKHDGYYKLKINSARKRFSLTVYSVLPVPVISSNSSQCSSSSSSSCSLVCSAVNVSHVTLSWYKGNSLLSSISVSDLSISLSLPLEVEYQDKNTYSCVLNNPISNQTQHLDITHLCHTCAGSVSLIVLISASAAAGFLLAVTAVGIFYMCRKCRTIDQKVHAPEKEITYAEPMFSTRNAHIMIVNEEDQVEYAQITMRG; encoded by the exons ATGGTTCATGTAGTCATTTTGTTCTGCTTGTGTTTGTACAAACTAGCTG ATGTATTTGGTGAAGATGCAGTGAAGTCAGTGTCAGTGaaggagggagattcagtcactctaaacACAAATCTTACTGAAATAATGGATGATGATGTGATTCAGTGGATATATGGAACTAATAACActttaatagctgaaatcaGTGTACTGGAGGACAGCATGACTGtatatgatgatgttcttgatgggagattcagagacagactgaaactggacaatcaaactggatctctgaccatcacaaacaccacATTGAAACATGATGGATATTATAAACTAAAGATCAACAGTGCGAGAAAGAGATTCAGTCTTACTGTCTACAGtgttctgcctgttcctgtcatcagcagtaactcttcacaatgttcttcatcatcatcttcatcatgttcattggtgtgttcagctgtgaatgtgagtcatgtgactctctcctggtacaaaggaaacagtttattgtccagcatcagtgtgtctgatctcagcatcagtctctctctacctctggaggtggaatatcaggataaaaacacctacagctgtgtgctgaacaatcccatcagcaaccagactcaacatctggacatcactcacctctgtcacacatgtgcaG GCTCTGTATCTCTGATAGTGCTGATCTctgcttctgctgctgctggatTTCTGTTGGCTGTCACTGCAGTTGGGATATTTTACATGTGCCGAAAATGTAGGACAATTGATCAAAAAG TTCACGCTCCTGAAAAAGAGATCACTTATGCTGAGCCGATGTTCAGCACAAGAAACGCACATATAATG ATTGTTAACGAGGAAGATCAAGTAGAGTATGCCCAAATCACCATGAGAGGATAA
- the LOC137028052 gene encoding CD48 antigen-like isoform X1 — MFIYLSFLFSFFPALLFCVLHFNFTYYVFGEDAVKSVSVKEGDSVTLNTNLTEIMDDDVIQWIYGTNNTLIAEISVLEDSMTVYDDVLDGRFRDRLKLDNQTGSLTITNTTLKHDGYYKLKINSARKRFSLTVYSVLPVPVISSNSSQCSSSSSSSCSLVCSAVNVSHVTLSWYKGNSLLSSISVSDLSISLSLPLEVEYQDKNTYSCVLNNPISNQTQHLDITHLCHTCAGSVSLIVLISASAAAGFLLAVTAVGIFYMCRKCRTIDQKVHAPEKEITYAEPMFSTRNAHIMIVNEEDQVEYAQITMRG; from the exons atgttcatttatttgtcttttttattcaGCTTCTTTCCTGCGCTGCTGTTTTGTGTTCTTCATTTCAATTTTACATACT ATGTATTTGGTGAAGATGCAGTGAAGTCAGTGTCAGTGaaggagggagattcagtcactctaaacACAAATCTTACTGAAATAATGGATGATGATGTGATTCAGTGGATATATGGAACTAATAACActttaatagctgaaatcaGTGTACTGGAGGACAGCATGACTGtatatgatgatgttcttgatgggagattcagagacagactgaaactggacaatcaaactggatctctgaccatcacaaacaccacATTGAAACATGATGGATATTATAAACTAAAGATCAACAGTGCGAGAAAGAGATTCAGTCTTACTGTCTACAGtgttctgcctgttcctgtcatcagcagtaactcttcacaatgttcttcatcatcatcttcatcatgttcattggtgtgttcagctgtgaatgtgagtcatgtgactctctcctggtacaaaggaaacagtttattgtccagcatcagtgtgtctgatctcagcatcagtctctctctacctctggaggtggaatatcaggataaaaacacctacagctgtgtgctgaacaatcccatcagcaaccagactcaacatctggacatcactcacctctgtcacacatgtgcaG GCTCTGTATCTCTGATAGTGCTGATCTctgcttctgctgctgctggatTTCTGTTGGCTGTCACTGCAGTTGGGATATTTTACATGTGCCGAAAATGTAGGACAATTGATCAAAAAG TTCACGCTCCTGAAAAAGAGATCACTTATGCTGAGCCGATGTTCAGCACAAGAAACGCACATATAATG ATTGTTAACGAGGAAGATCAAGTAGAGTATGCCCAAATCACCATGAGAGGATAA
- the LOC137028052 gene encoding CD48 antigen-like isoform X4 gives MDDDVIQWIYGTNNTLIAEISVLEDSMTVYDDVLDGRFRDRLKLDNQTGSLTITNTTLKHDGYYKLKINSARKRFSLTVYSVLPVPVISSNSSQCSSSSSSSCSLVCSAVNVSHVTLSWYKGNSLLSSISVSDLSISLSLPLEVEYQDKNTYSCVLNNPISNQTQHLDITHLCHTCAGSVSLIVLISASAAAGFLLAVTAVGIFYMCRKCRTIDQKVHAPEKEITYAEPMFSTRNAHIMIVNEEDQVEYAQITMRG, from the exons ATGGATGATGATGTGATTCAGTGGATATATGGAACTAATAACActttaatagctgaaatcaGTGTACTGGAGGACAGCATGACTGtatatgatgatgttcttgatgggagattcagagacagactgaaactggacaatcaaactggatctctgaccatcacaaacaccacATTGAAACATGATGGATATTATAAACTAAAGATCAACAGTGCGAGAAAGAGATTCAGTCTTACTGTCTACAGtgttctgcctgttcctgtcatcagcagtaactcttcacaatgttcttcatcatcatcttcatcatgttcattggtgtgttcagctgtgaatgtgagtcatgtgactctctcctggtacaaaggaaacagtttattgtccagcatcagtgtgtctgatctcagcatcagtctctctctacctctggaggtggaatatcaggataaaaacacctacagctgtgtgctgaacaatcccatcagcaaccagactcaacatctggacatcactcacctctgtcacacatgtgcaG GCTCTGTATCTCTGATAGTGCTGATCTctgcttctgctgctgctggatTTCTGTTGGCTGTCACTGCAGTTGGGATATTTTACATGTGCCGAAAATGTAGGACAATTGATCAAAAAG TTCACGCTCCTGAAAAAGAGATCACTTATGCTGAGCCGATGTTCAGCACAAGAAACGCACATATAATG ATTGTTAACGAGGAAGATCAAGTAGAGTATGCCCAAATCACCATGAGAGGATAA